From Pseudarthrobacter equi, a single genomic window includes:
- the mnmA gene encoding tRNA 2-thiouridine(34) synthase MnmA: MRVLAAMSGGVDSAVAAARAVEAGHDVVGVHLALSRMPGTLRTGSRGCCTIEDSRDAWRACDVLGIPYYVWDFSERFKEDVVQDFIDEYAAGRTPNPCMRCNERIKFAALLEKAIALGFDAVCTGHYAKVIEDSHGNRELHRAADWAKDQSYVLGVLTHEQLKHSMFPLADTPSKAEVRAEAERRGLSVANKPDSHDICFIPDGDTAGWLAEKIDMATGDIVDETGAKVGEHPGANAFTVGQRRGLKLGRPAADGKPRFVLEIRPKENKVVVGPEALLAIDEIQGIKVSWAGLPIGEVETGAEFDCYAQVRAHGDPVPARARMEADPEAADAPARLVVTLTDPLRGVAPGQTVVLYQGSRVLGQATIDAARSLQRAVL; encoded by the coding sequence ATGCGAGTTTTAGCAGCCATGAGCGGCGGCGTTGATTCCGCCGTTGCAGCCGCCCGCGCCGTCGAGGCGGGCCACGACGTCGTCGGCGTCCATCTGGCGCTGTCCCGGATGCCCGGTACGCTGCGGACAGGCAGCCGGGGTTGCTGCACCATTGAAGACTCGCGGGACGCCTGGCGTGCTTGCGACGTACTCGGCATTCCTTATTACGTGTGGGACTTCTCGGAGCGCTTCAAAGAAGATGTGGTCCAGGACTTCATCGACGAATACGCCGCGGGCCGCACCCCCAACCCCTGCATGCGCTGCAACGAACGGATCAAGTTCGCGGCGCTTCTCGAAAAGGCCATCGCCCTGGGCTTTGACGCCGTCTGCACCGGCCACTACGCCAAGGTCATCGAAGACTCCCACGGGAACCGCGAGCTCCACCGCGCCGCGGACTGGGCCAAGGACCAGAGCTATGTGCTGGGCGTCCTGACCCACGAGCAGCTCAAGCACTCGATGTTTCCCCTTGCAGACACGCCGTCCAAGGCCGAGGTCCGCGCGGAAGCTGAGCGCCGGGGGTTGTCGGTGGCCAACAAGCCCGACAGTCACGACATCTGCTTCATCCCCGACGGCGACACCGCCGGGTGGCTCGCCGAAAAGATCGACATGGCCACCGGGGACATCGTGGACGAAACCGGCGCGAAGGTTGGCGAGCATCCCGGCGCCAACGCCTTCACGGTAGGCCAGCGCCGCGGCCTGAAGCTGGGACGCCCGGCCGCTGACGGCAAGCCCCGTTTCGTGCTGGAGATCCGGCCCAAGGAAAACAAGGTGGTGGTCGGCCCTGAGGCGCTGCTGGCCATCGATGAGATCCAGGGCATCAAAGTGTCCTGGGCCGGGCTGCCCATCGGGGAAGTGGAAACCGGCGCGGAATTCGATTGCTATGCCCAGGTCAGGGCCCACGGGGACCCCGTTCCGGCGCGTGCCCGGATGGAAGCGGATCCCGAGGCCGCGGACGCCCCTGCTCGGCTTGTGGTCACGCTGACCGACCCTCTGCGCGGCGTGGCACCCGGACAGACGGTTGTCCTGTACCAGGGCAGCCGGGTGCTCGGCCAGGCCACCATCGACGCCGCCCGCTCGCTCCAGCGGGCAGTGCTCTAG
- a CDS encoding cysteine desulfurase family protein, producing MSAYLDHAATTPLSAEALAALTRELARTGNPSSLHGSGRRARRTVEDAREVVAAAAGAHPSEVIFTSGGTEADNLAVKGLFWSRVAEDPARRRILCSAVEHHAVLDTVEWLERHEHADVTWLPVDSDGVVNLGVLETELARDPGSIALVTVMWANNEVGTIQPISRIVGMAHAAGVPVHSDAVQAFGSVEVDFKGSGLDAMSVSGHKIGGPVGVGALLLGRAVKLTPVQHGGGQERDVRSGTLDTASIAAFAAAAQGATSALASESSRIAALRDRLIDGVRERVPEAILRGAPGDGRLPGNAHFTFPGCEGDSLLFLLDLAGVESSTGSACTAGVPRPSHVLLAMGLDEETARGAQRFTLGHASTEADVEALLAALPDACARARQAGMAGHESSIQTAATVARLNVR from the coding sequence GTGTCTGCCTACCTCGACCACGCCGCCACCACCCCACTTTCCGCCGAAGCGCTGGCCGCTTTAACGCGCGAGTTGGCCCGTACCGGAAACCCGTCGTCACTGCACGGCTCAGGGCGCCGGGCGCGCCGCACGGTCGAGGACGCCCGGGAAGTGGTGGCCGCTGCCGCCGGCGCCCACCCCTCCGAAGTCATTTTCACCTCCGGCGGCACTGAGGCCGACAATCTCGCCGTCAAAGGCCTGTTCTGGTCCCGGGTGGCAGAGGATCCTGCGCGGCGGAGAATCCTCTGTTCCGCCGTCGAACACCACGCAGTACTGGACACTGTGGAATGGCTGGAGCGGCACGAACACGCCGACGTGACGTGGCTGCCGGTAGACAGCGACGGCGTAGTGAACCTCGGCGTCCTGGAAACTGAACTTGCGCGCGACCCCGGATCCATCGCCCTGGTGACCGTGATGTGGGCCAATAACGAAGTGGGGACCATCCAGCCCATTTCGCGGATTGTCGGGATGGCCCACGCGGCTGGCGTTCCTGTCCATTCGGATGCCGTCCAGGCCTTCGGCTCGGTAGAGGTGGACTTCAAGGGCTCGGGGCTGGACGCCATGTCCGTGTCCGGCCACAAAATCGGCGGTCCGGTGGGCGTGGGGGCGCTGCTTCTGGGCCGGGCAGTCAAGCTGACCCCGGTCCAGCACGGAGGGGGCCAGGAGCGCGATGTCCGCTCGGGAACCCTGGATACGGCGTCCATCGCCGCTTTTGCCGCTGCGGCCCAGGGGGCAACCTCTGCCCTGGCCTCGGAGTCCAGCCGGATCGCCGCCCTTCGGGACCGGCTGATCGACGGCGTCCGGGAGCGGGTGCCGGAAGCGATCCTTCGCGGTGCGCCGGGCGATGGCCGGCTGCCCGGCAATGCCCATTTCACCTTCCCGGGTTGTGAAGGCGATTCGCTGTTGTTCCTCCTGGACCTCGCCGGCGTGGAGTCCTCCACCGGTTCGGCCTGCACCGCCGGGGTGCCGCGCCCCTCGCACGTCCTCCTGGCCATGGGGCTGGATGAGGAAACCGCGCGTGGTGCGCAGCGCTTCACCCTCGGCCACGCGTCCACGGAGGCGGACGTGGAGGCCCTGCTGGCAGCGCTTCCTGATGCCTGCGCCCGCGCGCGGCAGGCGGGGATGGCTGGCCATGAATCCTCCATCCAAACGGCCGCGACGGTTGCCCGCCTAAACGTCCGCTGA
- a CDS encoding helix-turn-helix transcriptional regulator — translation MGRLPWVRRVAALASLADDKRLRIFELVAAAPHALGRDEVAGAAGVPRSTASFHLDRLVQDGLLSVEFHKPPGRTGPGSGRPAKMYRPAAREVTASVPDRNYDLAGEVLAAAIERAQTTGETVGEALREAAFTAGRDQAGGAASLEDFLTSTGYRPVPDGSGGYTLPNCPFHRLSREYRDVVCVMNGAFLRGAAQACGGSGDDVAAAAVPGGCCARINADTAVDTPAGTQQPGAVTPRG, via the coding sequence ATGGGCAGGCTTCCCTGGGTGCGCCGCGTGGCGGCCCTCGCCTCGCTGGCCGACGACAAGCGGCTCCGGATTTTTGAACTCGTCGCTGCCGCCCCGCACGCGCTGGGACGCGATGAGGTGGCCGGCGCGGCCGGCGTGCCGAGGAGCACCGCCTCGTTCCACCTGGACCGCCTGGTCCAGGACGGCCTTCTGTCCGTGGAATTCCACAAGCCGCCGGGGCGCACCGGGCCCGGATCGGGCCGGCCGGCCAAGATGTACCGGCCCGCTGCCCGGGAAGTTACGGCCTCGGTTCCCGACCGGAACTATGACCTTGCCGGAGAAGTCCTTGCTGCGGCCATTGAGCGGGCGCAAACCACGGGGGAGACGGTAGGCGAGGCGCTTCGGGAAGCTGCCTTTACGGCGGGCCGCGACCAGGCCGGCGGCGCCGCGTCGCTGGAGGACTTTCTGACGTCCACGGGATACCGGCCGGTTCCGGACGGGAGCGGCGGCTACACGTTGCCAAACTGCCCGTTCCACCGGCTGTCACGGGAGTACCGCGACGTAGTCTGCGTCATGAACGGAGCCTTCCTGCGCGGCGCCGCGCAGGCCTGCGGGGGCAGTGGGGACGATGTGGCGGCCGCCGCTGTCCCGGGAGGATGTTGCGCCAGGATCAACGCGGATACAGCTGTGGATACACCCGCGGGTACACAGCAGCCAGGGGCGGTCACGCCCCGGGGATAG
- a CDS encoding DoxX family membrane protein, giving the protein MKTASATRTHHLTAVDPARQAFLLLRTVFTVAPILFGLDKFTNVLTDWTIYLAPQATAVVPLQPETFMYVVGVVEVVAGIAVAVRPRFGSLLVAAWLAGIIINLLVLGSFFDVALRDFGLLVGALALNRLAQWNSSAQRNGASRQEQTAPRTT; this is encoded by the coding sequence ATGAAAACTGCATCAGCCACACGCACTCATCACCTGACGGCCGTTGATCCGGCGCGGCAGGCCTTCCTGCTCCTGCGCACGGTGTTCACGGTTGCGCCGATCCTGTTCGGCCTGGACAAGTTCACGAACGTGCTCACGGACTGGACCATCTACCTCGCCCCGCAGGCCACCGCCGTGGTGCCGCTCCAACCCGAGACCTTCATGTACGTGGTTGGTGTCGTGGAGGTAGTGGCAGGCATCGCCGTCGCAGTACGCCCCCGCTTCGGATCCCTGCTGGTGGCCGCTTGGCTGGCCGGCATCATCATCAACCTCCTCGTCCTGGGAAGCTTCTTCGACGTTGCCCTTCGCGATTTCGGCCTGCTGGTGGGTGCATTGGCCCTCAACCGCCTGGCGCAATGGAACAGCAGCGCCCAGCGGAACGGAGCGTCCAGGCAGGAGCAGACAGCGCCGCGGACCACTTAG
- a CDS encoding J domain-containing protein has product MTEGNSSHYQVLKVAVTATDKEIKLAYRRAARSAHPDQGGDAAIFRQVTAAYETLIDPQRRKAYDRSYAAGSFQNGAADSGPHFDAPPAGSRASATVHRQPGTRNTAGDPPVYVPPYDDGGMVPLIPLAQASQQVHGVPRKRGIFGAEARIQREMRTVQLLTRQVLPAIPAARLINGLLSPADNSHIDHAVLSGYRLALVGSMLLPKGAYAWDGRTLNHGGRAIAPPQLGQVVRAMQDIFPELNVTGWTVVHSPGGNLHEPVIDQHRRSAGELEAVRIVNAAGLTRGLKEFLSSGPAPNTVNVPVLARLLHGMH; this is encoded by the coding sequence TTGACTGAGGGCAACAGCTCCCACTACCAGGTCCTCAAGGTGGCCGTCACTGCCACCGACAAGGAAATCAAGCTGGCGTACCGCCGCGCTGCCCGCTCGGCCCATCCGGACCAGGGCGGCGATGCCGCGATTTTCCGGCAGGTGACTGCAGCGTATGAAACCCTCATCGATCCGCAGCGCCGCAAGGCCTACGACCGTTCCTATGCGGCCGGATCCTTCCAGAACGGTGCAGCGGACAGTGGACCGCATTTCGACGCTCCGCCTGCCGGCAGCCGGGCTTCCGCTACCGTCCACCGCCAGCCCGGGACGCGCAACACCGCCGGAGACCCACCCGTTTATGTGCCGCCCTACGACGACGGCGGCATGGTTCCGCTGATTCCCCTCGCCCAGGCCAGCCAGCAGGTCCACGGCGTGCCGCGTAAACGCGGAATCTTCGGCGCCGAGGCCAGGATCCAGCGCGAGATGCGCACGGTTCAGCTCCTCACCCGGCAGGTGCTGCCGGCCATCCCGGCCGCGAGGCTGATCAACGGCCTCCTGTCCCCCGCCGACAACAGCCACATCGATCACGCGGTCCTCTCGGGTTACCGGCTGGCGCTGGTGGGTTCCATGCTGCTTCCCAAGGGCGCCTACGCGTGGGACGGCCGGACGCTGAACCACGGAGGGCGTGCCATCGCACCACCGCAGCTTGGGCAGGTGGTGCGCGCCATGCAGGATATCTTCCCGGAGCTGAACGTGACGGGATGGACTGTGGTCCACAGCCCCGGCGGAAATTTGCACGAACCGGTGATTGACCAGCACCGGCGATCAGCTGGCGAACTCGAAGCAGTCAGGATCGTGAACGCTGCGGGGCTGACCCGCGGGCTCAAGGAGTTCCTGTCCTCCGGCCCGGCCCCCAACACCGTGAATGTTCCGGTCCTTGCCCGCCTCCTGCACGGAATGCACTGA
- a CDS encoding tRNA (cytidine(34)-2'-O)-methyltransferase, with product MFRILFHEPEIPGNTGNAIRLAAITGAELHLVEPLGFDFSDAKLRRAGLDYHDLAVVTVHPTLEDAWRHLKPERVYAFTSDGTASYTDIAYQPGDVLMFGRESDGLPAEVKTDPHVTATVRLPMLPALRSLNLANAASIAVYEAWRQQGFAGAKV from the coding sequence GTGTTCCGCATCCTCTTTCACGAACCCGAGATTCCCGGCAATACGGGCAACGCCATCCGGCTCGCAGCCATCACCGGTGCGGAACTGCACCTCGTGGAGCCGCTGGGCTTCGACTTTTCTGACGCGAAGCTCCGGCGGGCGGGCCTGGATTACCATGACCTCGCCGTCGTTACCGTGCATCCCACCCTTGAGGACGCGTGGCGCCACCTGAAACCGGAACGCGTCTACGCCTTCACCTCGGATGGCACAGCCAGCTACACGGACATCGCCTACCAACCCGGCGACGTCCTGATGTTTGGCCGCGAATCCGATGGCCTCCCCGCCGAGGTGAAGACCGACCCGCACGTAACGGCCACTGTCCGGCTGCCCATGCTGCCCGCCCTGCGTTCCCTCAACCTGGCCAACGCCGCCTCGATCGCCGTCTATGAGGCGTGGCGGCAGCAGGGGTTTGCCGGCGCCAAAGTCTGA
- a CDS encoding sigma-70 family RNA polymerase sigma factor → METPKAPNTEAVAAVTDPPADSSHQLAVLLEGIARGDQAAFAEFYRLTSRRVFGMARRVLIDPELSEDTTQEVFLQVWQNAAKFDSSAGSPLSWLMTISHRRAVDRVRSAQSSSDREAKYGASSQDIEHDSVSDEVSSRLEAEAVVRCLETLTETQQESVRLAYYGGLTYREVAERLNAAVPTIKSRIRDGLIRLKTCLGVS, encoded by the coding sequence ATGGAGACTCCCAAGGCGCCAAACACCGAGGCTGTGGCAGCAGTAACAGATCCCCCGGCTGACTCGAGCCACCAACTGGCAGTCCTGCTGGAGGGTATAGCGCGGGGCGATCAGGCAGCATTTGCCGAGTTTTACCGGCTGACGTCACGCAGGGTGTTCGGCATGGCGCGCCGGGTGCTGATCGACCCCGAACTCAGCGAAGACACCACCCAGGAAGTATTCCTGCAGGTGTGGCAGAACGCTGCGAAGTTCGATTCCTCGGCCGGAAGCCCGCTGTCCTGGCTGATGACTATTTCCCATCGGCGGGCCGTGGACCGGGTGAGGTCGGCACAGTCCTCCAGCGACCGCGAGGCAAAGTACGGCGCGAGCTCGCAGGACATCGAGCATGACAGTGTTTCAGACGAGGTAAGCAGCAGGCTGGAAGCCGAAGCTGTGGTCCGCTGCCTGGAGACATTGACCGAAACGCAGCAGGAGTCAGTGCGCCTGGCCTACTACGGCGGCCTTACCTACCGGGAAGTCGCTGAACGGCTGAACGCTGCAGTACCAACCATTAAGTCCCGAATCCGCGACGGGCTGATCCGATTGAAGACCTGTTTGGGGGTGAGTTGA
- a CDS encoding anti-sigma factor: MTDMNQGHHGRSFGDTVAADLASGRAVDLAELYALDAVTDQERSAIDEYVSSAPEPERQAFLDRVRQARETLAATFRVEEEPPADLFDRIVAQLPAHAVATEAPPATVPAAADGDELAMARQRREERRRSSGTRRWLAGVAAAAAIALGGVGLGAYFADQNDPVNQVVRASDLREASVDVTGGGTATLFISPSENAAVVKMNGVPAPPAGKVYQMWLIPKDGSAPVSQGLMDKEALSKPAVVEGISSAATLGITVEPVGGSRTPTLPTVAAAPLGA; encoded by the coding sequence ATGACAGACATGAACCAAGGACACCACGGCCGGTCTTTCGGCGATACGGTCGCCGCGGACCTCGCATCAGGCAGGGCCGTGGATCTCGCGGAGCTCTATGCCCTGGACGCTGTGACGGACCAGGAGCGGAGCGCCATCGACGAGTACGTCTCCTCCGCACCGGAGCCCGAGCGGCAGGCCTTCCTCGACAGGGTCCGCCAGGCACGGGAAACACTGGCTGCCACCTTCCGCGTCGAGGAAGAACCCCCCGCAGATCTCTTTGATCGGATTGTCGCCCAGCTTCCGGCGCACGCAGTGGCCACCGAGGCCCCACCGGCAACAGTGCCCGCAGCGGCGGACGGCGATGAACTCGCCATGGCGCGCCAGCGCCGGGAAGAACGGCGCCGGTCTTCGGGAACACGCCGCTGGCTCGCGGGCGTTGCTGCTGCCGCGGCAATAGCCCTGGGCGGAGTCGGGTTGGGAGCGTACTTCGCAGACCAGAACGATCCCGTCAACCAGGTAGTCAGGGCATCGGATCTTCGCGAGGCGTCTGTGGACGTTACCGGCGGCGGTACGGCCACACTGTTCATCTCGCCCTCGGAAAACGCCGCAGTGGTGAAGATGAACGGCGTTCCGGCGCCTCCGGCGGGCAAGGTCTACCAGATGTGGCTCATTCCCAAGGACGGTTCGGCACCAGTTTCCCAGGGGTTGATGGACAAGGAAGCACTGTCCAAGCCGGCTGTGGTGGAAGGAATTTCGTCAGCCGCAACGCTCGGAATCACCGTGGAGCCTGTGGGCGGTTCCCGCACCCCCACCCTGCCCACGGTCGCAGCTGCTCCGCTCGGAGCGTAG
- a CDS encoding PIG-L deacetylase family protein has protein sequence MAALIQQDQSPFNPEIHRVERVLCFAAHPDDIDFGAAGTIAAWTAAGVQVSYCIMTDGDAGGFDPAHRADIIVMRDAEQRRAAQLVGVSDIHYLHERDGYLEPTHDVMRGVVRLIREIRPDVVLSMHPERNWRRIQKSHPDHLAVGEAVTRAVYPAVENPFAYPELAEAGLEAYKLPWLWLYAGPEERENHVVDVTGHVDAKLQAIHVHVSQHPDVAAMEAAVRQGMSVNAQRAGLPAGQSAEAFHVVAVNGPGTIAGF, from the coding sequence TTGGCTGCACTGATTCAGCAGGACCAGAGCCCGTTCAATCCGGAAATCCACCGGGTGGAGCGGGTGCTCTGTTTCGCGGCACATCCCGATGACATCGACTTCGGTGCTGCCGGGACTATCGCCGCCTGGACGGCGGCAGGGGTGCAGGTGAGCTACTGCATCATGACCGACGGCGACGCCGGGGGATTCGATCCGGCGCACCGGGCAGACATTATCGTCATGCGTGACGCTGAACAGCGAAGGGCCGCCCAGCTGGTGGGCGTCTCCGACATCCATTACCTCCACGAGCGCGACGGCTACCTCGAACCGACGCACGACGTGATGCGCGGAGTGGTGCGGCTTATCCGCGAAATCCGTCCCGACGTCGTGCTTTCCATGCATCCTGAACGTAACTGGCGGCGCATCCAGAAAAGCCATCCGGACCACCTGGCGGTGGGGGAGGCCGTGACACGCGCCGTCTACCCGGCGGTCGAAAACCCCTTCGCCTACCCGGAACTGGCTGAAGCGGGGCTTGAGGCCTATAAGCTGCCGTGGCTGTGGCTCTATGCGGGCCCGGAGGAGCGCGAAAACCACGTGGTGGACGTGACCGGCCACGTGGACGCGAAGCTCCAGGCCATTCACGTGCACGTGAGCCAGCATCCCGATGTGGCAGCCATGGAGGCAGCCGTCAGGCAGGGCATGAGCGTCAACGCCCAACGGGCCGGGCTTCCGGCCGGGCAGAGCGCAGAGGCGTTCCATGTAGTGGCCGTGAACGGCCCAGGGACCATCGCCGGCTTCTAG
- a CDS encoding electron transfer flavoprotein subunit alpha/FixB family protein, whose translation MAKVLVFIDNPGAALKKSSLELLTLARSLGEPAVAVNGELTDAVAASFAEYGAAAVLRPSAQDLNDFLVAPKAAFLAAAAENTGAGVVLLDNSPEGKEVAARLAIRLNAGVITDVVSVDADGTAHKSVLAGSYTTACKAKTPVSVLTIKANNVVPEPAAAPSAPETVTVEVAVGTVPAARITAREQKAASGRPDLTDARVVVAGGRGMDGDFGPVEELADALGAAVGASRAATDAGWISHDAQVGQTGKTVSPQLYISAGISGAIQQKAGMQTSKVIVAVNKDAESPVFEIADFGIIGDVFDVLPQAAAEIRKRKG comes from the coding sequence ATGGCAAAAGTACTCGTTTTCATTGACAACCCGGGCGCAGCCCTGAAGAAGAGCAGCCTTGAGCTGCTGACCCTGGCCCGCTCGCTGGGGGAACCCGCCGTCGCCGTCAACGGTGAACTCACCGACGCCGTCGCCGCCTCCTTTGCCGAATACGGCGCCGCGGCCGTGCTGCGGCCCTCCGCCCAGGACCTGAACGACTTCCTGGTCGCCCCCAAGGCCGCCTTCCTGGCCGCCGCCGCAGAGAACACGGGAGCCGGCGTCGTTCTGCTGGATAACTCGCCGGAAGGCAAGGAAGTAGCGGCACGCCTGGCCATCCGGCTCAACGCCGGCGTCATCACCGACGTCGTGTCCGTGGATGCCGACGGAACCGCCCACAAGTCGGTCCTGGCGGGGTCCTACACCACCGCCTGCAAGGCCAAGACCCCTGTGTCCGTCCTGACCATCAAGGCCAACAACGTGGTACCGGAACCGGCGGCAGCACCCTCGGCACCGGAAACCGTCACCGTGGAGGTTGCAGTCGGAACCGTACCCGCTGCCCGCATCACTGCCCGCGAGCAGAAAGCGGCGAGCGGACGCCCCGACCTGACAGACGCACGCGTAGTGGTGGCCGGCGGGCGCGGCATGGACGGTGACTTCGGCCCCGTCGAGGAACTAGCAGACGCCCTGGGCGCTGCCGTGGGTGCATCGCGGGCGGCTACAGACGCAGGCTGGATCAGCCACGACGCCCAGGTGGGACAGACCGGCAAGACCGTGTCGCCGCAGCTCTACATCTCGGCAGGCATCTCGGGCGCCATCCAGCAGAAAGCCGGGATGCAGACCTCCAAGGTCATCGTCGCGGTCAACAAGGACGCCGAGTCTCCCGTCTTCGAAATCGCAGACTTTGGAATCATCGGCGACGTTTTCGATGTGCTGCCCCAGGCAGCGGCGGAAATCAGGAAGCGCAAAGGCTGA
- a CDS encoding electron transfer flavoprotein subunit beta/FixA family protein — MKIVVLVKHVPDAQFDRHLNGEGNTTDRDESILSELDEYALEAALQLAEARGGSKAGNQVIALSMGPSGAVNAVKKSLQMGATEGVHLTDDALAGSDAAATSLALAAAIRHLGQVDLVITGMASTDGETSLVPAQLAERLGLPQVTFASSLEVAGGSLTARRDADTSSETVEAPLPAIVSVTDQINEPRYPNFKGIIAAKRKSIATLSLADIGVSPDQVGFAGSWTTVTSAEERPPRTAGTIITDEGDAGIKLVDFLAAQKLL, encoded by the coding sequence TTGAAGATTGTCGTCCTGGTCAAGCATGTACCGGACGCCCAGTTTGACCGCCACCTCAACGGAGAGGGCAACACTACGGACCGCGATGAAAGCATCCTGTCCGAGCTGGACGAGTACGCGCTCGAAGCGGCGCTGCAGCTCGCCGAGGCACGCGGCGGCAGCAAGGCCGGCAACCAGGTCATCGCCTTGAGCATGGGCCCCTCCGGCGCAGTCAACGCCGTCAAGAAGTCCCTGCAGATGGGTGCCACCGAAGGCGTCCACCTCACCGACGATGCCCTGGCAGGCTCCGACGCGGCCGCAACGTCGCTCGCGCTCGCAGCAGCCATCCGGCACCTCGGCCAGGTGGACCTGGTCATCACCGGCATGGCATCCACTGACGGTGAGACGTCCCTGGTACCGGCACAGCTGGCCGAACGGCTTGGCCTGCCGCAGGTGACCTTCGCTTCCTCGCTGGAGGTCGCCGGTGGCAGCCTTACTGCACGCCGCGACGCGGACACTTCCTCCGAAACCGTGGAAGCACCGCTGCCCGCCATCGTGTCCGTGACGGACCAGATCAACGAGCCCCGGTACCCCAACTTCAAGGGAATCATCGCTGCAAAGCGCAAGAGCATCGCCACGCTGTCCCTCGCGGACATCGGAGTTTCCCCCGACCAGGTTGGCTTCGCCGGCTCCTGGACCACGGTGACCAGCGCCGAAGAACGGCCGCCACGGACCGCCGGCACCATCATCACCGACGAAGGCGACGCCGGCATCAAGCTGGTGGACTTCCTGGCCGCCCAGAAGCTGCTCTAA
- a CDS encoding S1C family serine protease, with the protein MTENQSSGHGPEDGRSTSRNPWQQPTMPGDGPTDARHADGPGAGPETGNQGADSNTPTHANTGGADQGRQYPTEQFDRQATDNPTREIPRGQHPEYPQRQPFYGQSAYYGQNPQHGQNPQHQQNGNAHNYGQPAAGTAHGDPAGGVGFAPNAKDAPRRKATFGVGTLVASILAAGLVGGGVATVGSGELFGSTGTSTTASSNSQPGTVIVNNQDSVNEITAAAVKASPSVVTISATSGSSGGTGSGIVLDDQGHILTNTHVVTLDGQSANASLEIRTSGGKVVPAKLVGTDPLSDLAVIKVDDTSGLTPATLGDSSKLNVGDTAIAIGSPLGLTGTVTDGIVSTLNRTISVASSAAPEGGDNSQGGDEGFQFAPPGGGQSQQSSSQGSIAINVIQTDAAINPGNSGGALVNSKGEIIGVNVAIASAGSGTSSSSSGNIGVGFSIPINNAKRVAQEIIDNGKASHGQLGVSVKAKTTSGASSEFSVGADVATVEANSPAANAGIMVGDVITKFNDLAIGEPNQLTAAVREQPAGSSVKITVLRSGKEQTFDVKLGTAAS; encoded by the coding sequence ATGACTGAGAACCAAAGTTCCGGACACGGCCCCGAGGACGGCCGGTCCACCAGCCGGAATCCCTGGCAGCAGCCCACGATGCCGGGAGACGGTCCCACGGACGCTCGGCATGCGGACGGTCCGGGTGCCGGCCCTGAAACAGGCAACCAGGGCGCGGACAGCAATACTCCTACCCACGCGAACACCGGGGGAGCTGACCAGGGGCGCCAGTACCCCACCGAACAGTTTGACCGCCAGGCCACGGACAACCCCACCCGGGAAATTCCGCGGGGCCAGCACCCCGAGTACCCGCAGCGCCAGCCGTTCTACGGCCAGTCGGCCTATTACGGGCAGAACCCGCAACACGGGCAGAACCCGCAACACCAGCAGAACGGGAACGCGCACAATTACGGCCAGCCGGCTGCCGGAACTGCCCACGGGGATCCCGCCGGCGGCGTTGGATTTGCCCCCAACGCCAAGGATGCTCCTCGGCGCAAGGCGACGTTCGGGGTCGGGACCCTGGTGGCCAGCATCCTTGCTGCCGGCCTCGTAGGCGGCGGCGTGGCCACGGTTGGTTCCGGCGAGCTGTTCGGCAGCACGGGAACCTCCACCACGGCCAGCAGCAACAGCCAGCCCGGCACCGTGATCGTCAACAACCAGGACAGCGTCAACGAGATCACCGCGGCCGCCGTGAAGGCTTCGCCGAGCGTGGTCACCATCAGCGCCACCAGCGGAAGTTCCGGCGGAACCGGCTCGGGCATCGTCCTTGACGACCAGGGCCACATCCTGACCAACACCCACGTGGTGACCCTTGACGGCCAGTCTGCCAACGCCAGCCTGGAGATCCGTACCAGCGGCGGCAAGGTGGTTCCCGCCAAACTGGTGGGCACCGACCCGTTGTCTGACCTTGCGGTGATCAAGGTGGACGACACGTCCGGCCTCACGCCTGCCACCCTCGGCGACTCCTCCAAGCTCAATGTGGGCGACACCGCCATTGCCATCGGTTCACCGCTGGGACTCACCGGCACCGTGACGGACGGCATCGTCTCAACCCTCAACCGCACCATCAGCGTGGCCTCGTCGGCAGCGCCCGAAGGCGGAGACAACAGCCAGGGCGGGGACGAGGGCTTCCAGTTCGCGCCTCCCGGCGGCGGCCAGAGCCAGCAGAGTTCAAGCCAGGGATCCATCGCCATTAATGTGATCCAGACTGACGCGGCCATCAACCCGGGTAACTCCGGCGGCGCACTGGTCAACAGCAAGGGCGAGATCATCGGCGTGAACGTTGCCATCGCCTCCGCCGGCTCGGGCACCTCATCCTCCTCCAGCGGCAACATCGGTGTGGGCTTCAGCATCCCGATCAACAACGCCAAGCGCGTGGCTCAGGAGATCATCGACAACGGCAAGGCGTCCCACGGGCAGCTTGGGGTCAGCGTCAAGGCAAAGACGACCTCCGGGGCATCCTCCGAGTTCTCCGTCGGCGCAGACGTTGCCACCGTGGAAGCCAACTCGCCCGCAGCCAACGCGGGGATCATGGTGGGCGATGTCATCACCAAGTTCAACGACCTCGCCATCGGTGAGCCGAACCAGCTGACTGCGGCTGTCCGCGAACAGCCGGCAGGATCCTCCGTGAAGATCACCGTCCTGCGCAGCGGCAAGGAACAGACGTTCGACGTCAAACTGGGCACGGCGGCCAGCTAG